A segment of the Pedosphaera parvula Ellin514 genome:
CATTTGCCCCGGCAACTCCATGCCGCAACCTGGGCATTTGCACTCTGGCAAGTCTATGTTCACGCTCTCACTCATGATCTCGTTCCATACCTCCTTAAGCAAACGAGACAAAAGGTAACGCAGAAAATGAAACTATTTTTCACCGGCTGAAAATCGAGAAGAGATGTCGCAGCTCCGGTTCAATGTCCTCTGGCGAAACCACCGTCTTGCTGATTTCGATTCGCAGAAGCTCCCGGTAACGACCGCGCAGCCGATGAACGGCCGTTTTCACAGCGGCTTCGGTCAGGTTGAGTTCGACGGCAATCCTGGCATAAGGCTGGGCAGCCTCGTCCATGACCAGAGTATTTCTCAAATGCACGAACAGCTTGGTGCGTCCGGTGGTTGTGTACTCCTCTTGAAGTTGCGCCACGACTCGTTCCAGTAACGTCATCGCCCACTGCCGCTCAAACAAAGTATCTGGCTGCAAGTCATGAGCCAGTTCTGAATGGAAACGCGCTTCGGCCATCGCCTGGTCGATGTCAACAGCTGTTTGAAAGCCTCCCCGTTTTTTTGCGTGCTCACGATCCCATTCATTGGCCATGAAACGCTTGAGAGCGGTGAGCAGAAAGGTGCGAAACTTTCCCTTTTCCTGGCTGGCAGCGGCAACGAAGTTTTTTTCCAGCAACCGGGCGAGGAACGCCTGTGTCAAATCCTCCGCATCCTGCGGCGTACGCCCTTGTCGGCGAATGAATCCATAGAGTGGATACCAGTAGGTCCGGCATAGTTCCCCCAATGCCGCATTAGCTGAA
Coding sequences within it:
- a CDS encoding RNA polymerase sigma factor produces the protein SANAALGELCRTYWYPLYGFIRRQGRTPQDAEDLTQAFLARLLEKNFVAAASQEKGKFRTFLLTALKRFMANEWDREHAKKRGGFQTAVDIDQAMAEARFHSELAHDLQPDTLFERQWAMTLLERVVAQLQEEYTTTGRTKLFVHLRNTLVMDEAAQPYARIAVELNLTEAAVKTAVHRLRGRYRELLRIEISKTVVSPEDIEPELRHLFSIFSR